The region TTCAAATGCTTTGTTTTATTTGGGTTAATAATATATCCCTATATGGTGAAAATAACATGAAAAATAAAGCCGTTTCAAAAAGGGATTTCTTCTAGATTCCTTGGTGATTTTGATCTTTAGGATTCCCAGAAAAGTATTTACTTTTTCGAAACAGCCTCAAATATCTTAGTTAGGGATTCCTTTCTTATTTATTTTGGTTCCAGTTTTTGTTAATAAGATCCATTAAAAATTCAGGACATTTAATGATTTTATTCGTTTCAGCTGATAGGAAGAATAGAGTGGTAGAAGCTTCAGTTAATTTTACCTGGTCTTCATTGTAAATTTCATATTCAAATTCTATTCTTACTCCCGGCTTTTTTTTCAGGTAAGTATGAATTTCTAATTTTTGATCATATAAAGCAGGTTTTAGATACTTAATTTTATACTCAGAAACGGGCAGCCAAATTCCTTGATTTTCAATCTCATTATAAGACATCCCTATACTGCGAAATAATTCGACTCTGCCTAATTCTAGGTACTCTG is a window of Candidatus Chryseobacterium colombiense DNA encoding:
- a CDS encoding thioesterase family protein, with protein sequence MIHTTHSIRVRYGETDPMKYVYYGNYAEYLELGRVELFRSIGMSYNEIENQGIWLPVSEYKIKYLKPALYDQKLEIHTYLKKKPGVRIEFEYEIYNEDQVKLTEASTTLFFLSAETNKIIKCPEFLMDLINKNWNQNK